A single region of the Phycisphaerae bacterium RAS1 genome encodes:
- the moeZ_2 gene encoding putative adenylyltransferase/sulfurtransferase MoeZ, with the protein MIVPQVRAREVADRLKRGDKLVLLDVREHDELALCRIEGAAHIPLGQLSQRLNQLSPEDEIVLFCHHGKRSLAGAALLQQQGFAKAMSMMGGIDAWSVEIDPRVSRY; encoded by the coding sequence ATGATCGTCCCGCAGGTCCGCGCCCGCGAAGTGGCCGACCGTTTGAAGCGCGGCGACAAGCTCGTGCTGCTGGATGTCCGCGAGCACGACGAGCTGGCGCTCTGCCGGATCGAGGGCGCCGCGCACATCCCGCTGGGCCAATTGTCGCAGCGGCTCAATCAGCTCAGTCCGGAAGACGAGATCGTCCTCTTCTGCCACCACGGCAAGCGCAGCCTGGCCGGGGCGGCACTGCTCCAACAGCAGGGGTTCGCCAAGGCGATGAGCATGATGGGCGGGATAGACGCCTGGTCGGTCGAGATCGACCCGCGCGTGTCGCGCTACTAG